In Patescibacteria group bacterium, a single window of DNA contains:
- a CDS encoding MerR family DNA-binding transcriptional regulator, with the protein MSKLPRNKYISINEAAIKLGVSTKTLRRWEVAGKLIAVRTNGGHRRYEISKLTELKINGFKTPRKEYIKKIVVNQTVSDTPKIIKIDNIVEPLKINPNIITEALPTPIDIYNAPTLAPQQKNILKIVGFSFFGFILIAGVFKISPAVISATNLFKANADNIAVNYFPGMPGAVKSFLSSRNNNFADNKDVASKFGQNVQVLAAETKANVPVFNVNIESSFKQVADFVKGLTSTDVSTGTLEASDNATFAKNVDISGDLTSSSATFNLLPKNVTSLNIGLTSTTTSISATTGTTTINNDLNVKGATALSGALNVGGKITGSGDLAISGASVLSGALNVSGVTTLASDLSAAGNATFGNITKVNGVTYSFPTTQGAGGSTLTNDGSGNLSWVSGSGSGTIGFWTRTGTILTPATEGDTIATTGQIGAGTTTPSYQLDIQNPISANNGILANFALSNSNTGAGIITNGINVSATGSIPASGTNTNNLINLSAITAGSNTFNGINFGSGLSNYINSTNFIVTAAGAETLNSSLVAVGVNAQSGLLQGTGGLTLTGTTNINSTGVANTTVGNTSGTLALSSNAFNLDTSGNITGVPSLDTINVSSTALTFAGAGTIDSGTANALNLGTGNNAKTINIGTGNAGNIINIGTNDTTADAINIASAKDTTTLAGNISLTNLSLGTGSALCLDGSNNLVTCTTGTGGISGSGASGQIAYYNGASSITGNNSFFWNTATTQLGIGTNSTTAGVTIAENSGDLIDAGTTSSTKFTLDNSGNILVSPSTRYDTLTSGTLGVGTTNATTVNVGNLSSTTNLIGATNINTTGSGNTTIGNGSGTVALNLGSDATGDIYYRNSGGTLSRLGIGSSGQTLTVSAGIPSWVGGSGGTGSSGFWSRTSGGVLSPATATDTFNLAPNTTNGTGVNAGFNLQANSLTSGNAVDISSSSITSGNLLSLSSTSTAFTSGAIANLSWSPSASTTATGDLLKLNVGSNGILGNILDVQNNGSTIFGVSQTQIIAALPTQFTAAGDVGFAYDVNFTNPVASNIKSSSNLNIAAGETFNSSDLTLTTYNAGNILLNTGTSSTGNGKVGIGPSVTPTSLLTVNNANELSNIGQSLALFNQTENQDIMTASNSGTTRWTLGYQGNITGTAVNTSGNSYSYTNTALNTTSANLQALAFTNAASSGSITVSGENITATGTATSGTNTNNLVNLSVAAAASNNTFNGINFGSNLTNYINGTNWVVTAAGNETIAGINVTGLTANSAVYTDGSKNLTTSAPSSGALGYWTRTGTTLSPTTSGDAVTTSGNISTTGSGTITSASDLAVNGSNFTSSSSSFNLLNSTPTTINFGGNATTALNIGNGNSAYTAINFGSGTGGNTIGIGNGANTGAQTINIAAGAAGANSTVNILSGIATSGTQTLNLGTGASAKTVNIGNSTGATALNFTSGTGAQTFASSVVTGTTTSGAFAFNANSLTTGDGLYLNSSSITTGNLLNITSTSTAFTSGNLASIYWNPGSSTTATGDLLKLNVGSNGILGNILDVQNNGSTIFGVSQTQISNNLPVSFNAPGDIVDAYDFSFTNPVSSNIKSSAPLTIAAGEIFNSSNLTLTTYNLGNILLNSGTSTGGNGLVGIGPSVSPTSLLTVDNTNELSTIGQSLVLLNQTESQDILTASNSGTTRFKINSAGNTFTTLRSTGTAALCHTTNGAGFDEITDCSGTPAADYAEFYPTDGSVDYGDIVAPSSQTVTTKVSDGQGGIITGQTQQTSVLTKSSLAYQGNVIGIVSNNYNDFTSTGYNIVDPSNNPKPVALNGRVPVKIATDSPEIAPGDYLTTSDQPGRATKATQAGRVIGMALENWSSSSGKDTVLVFVNNTWYDPNADAIAATGSAQLNNIALMLQDSFTASDSGIIANLHELDTAKLNVLGDTTLGDTVVNGKLNVGGLTFDDTNQSINAIGVLKIQDLALGNVEFMNGLITFDTNGNAKFQSVTANKYNVAGTSAGTGTITAGATNVIINTNAVNNSSLIFVTASTATSKVLAVTTKVQGTSFTVSIPTADINNINFNWWIVDKQ; encoded by the coding sequence ATGAGTAAACTGCCCCGAAATAAATATATCTCCATTAATGAAGCTGCAATAAAACTTGGAGTATCTACTAAAACCTTAAGAAGATGGGAAGTTGCTGGAAAACTTATTGCAGTAAGAACTAATGGCGGCCACAGAAGATATGAAATTTCAAAACTTACAGAGTTAAAGATAAATGGTTTTAAGACGCCAAGAAAAGAATATATAAAGAAAATTGTTGTTAATCAAACTGTTAGTGATACCCCGAAAATAATTAAGATAGATAATATAGTAGAACCTCTTAAAATAAACCCTAATATCATCACTGAAGCATTACCTACTCCAATAGATATATATAATGCCCCAACGCTTGCACCTCAGCAAAAAAATATTCTAAAAATAGTTGGTTTTTCTTTTTTTGGTTTTATTTTGATTGCAGGAGTATTTAAAATTTCTCCCGCAGTAATCTCCGCAACGAACTTATTCAAAGCTAATGCGGATAATATTGCGGTAAATTACTTTCCAGGTATGCCTGGTGCTGTTAAAAGTTTTTTAAGCTCCAGGAATAATAATTTTGCGGATAATAAAGATGTGGCCTCAAAATTTGGACAAAATGTCCAAGTTTTGGCAGCAGAGACAAAAGCTAATGTCCCGGTTTTTAATGTAAACATTGAGTCTTCTTTTAAACAAGTTGCGGATTTTGTAAAGGGTTTAACATCAACCGATGTTTCAACTGGAACGCTGGAAGCATCAGACAATGCAACTTTTGCAAAAAATGTTGATATATCAGGCGATTTGACTTCATCAAGTGCAACATTTAATTTATTACCAAAAAACGTAACATCTCTTAATATCGGACTTACCTCAACTACAACAAGTATTTCAGCAACAACCGGTACTACTACTATTAATAATGATTTAAATGTTAAAGGTGCCACCGCTCTTTCTGGTGCTCTTAATGTCGGTGGTAAGATTACAGGAAGCGGAGATTTAGCAATTTCGGGAGCAAGCGTATTGTCTGGAGCTTTAAATGTTTCTGGAGTGACGACACTTGCATCAGACCTCTCAGCGGCAGGAAACGCAACATTTGGCAATATTACTAAAGTTAATGGAGTGACTTATTCATTTCCTACAACTCAAGGAGCAGGCGGATCTACGTTAACTAATGACGGTTCGGGAAATCTCAGTTGGGTTAGCGGAAGTGGCAGTGGAACAATCGGTTTTTGGACAAGAACTGGAACAATATTAACACCAGCTACTGAAGGAGACACAATAGCAACTACCGGACAAATTGGAGCAGGAACAACAACACCAAGCTACCAGCTTGATATACAAAACCCAATTTCAGCCAACAACGGTATTCTTGCCAACTTTGCTTTATCAAATTCAAATACCGGAGCTGGAATCATTACAAACGGTATAAACGTATCTGCAACCGGGTCTATTCCAGCGAGCGGAACTAATACGAATAACCTTATTAATCTTTCAGCAATAACTGCTGGAAGTAATACTTTTAATGGAATAAATTTTGGTTCAGGTTTATCAAACTATATAAATAGTACAAATTTCATTGTCACTGCCGCTGGAGCAGAGACCCTTAATTCTTCTTTGGTTGCAGTTGGAGTAAATGCCCAAAGCGGACTTCTTCAAGGCACAGGTGGACTAACTTTAACTGGGACAACAAATATAAATAGTACAGGAGTTGCAAATACTACTGTTGGTAATACAAGTGGAACGCTTGCTTTATCTTCTAACGCTTTTAACCTTGATACTTCAGGAAATATAACAGGAGTTCCAAGCTTAGATACAATCAACGTTTCATCTACTGCCTTAACATTTGCAGGAGCTGGAACAATTGATTCAGGAACAGCAAACGCTCTCAATCTTGGGACGGGAAATAACGCAAAAACCATAAACATTGGAACAGGAAATGCTGGCAATATTATTAATATAGGAACAAATGATACAACCGCTGATGCAATTAATATTGCAAGCGCAAAAGACACCACTACACTTGCAGGCAACATTAGTCTTACTAATTTATCACTTGGCACTGGAAGTGCTTTGTGTTTAGATGGATCAAACAATTTAGTAACATGTACTACTGGAACAGGCGGTATTTCTGGAAGCGGTGCAAGCGGACAAATTGCATATTATAACGGGGCAAGTAGCATTACAGGGAATAATAGTTTTTTCTGGAATACGGCAACCACACAGCTCGGAATCGGAACAAATTCAACAACAGCTGGAGTTACTATTGCTGAAAATAGCGGTGACTTAATTGATGCTGGAACAACATCAAGCACTAAATTTACTCTTGATAATTCTGGAAACATTTTAGTTTCTCCTTCAACAAGATATGATACATTAACTTCCGGAACTCTTGGCGTCGGAACAACAAACGCCACAACAGTAAACGTAGGAAACCTGAGCTCAACTACAAATTTAATTGGGGCAACAAATATTAATACAACAGGAAGCGGAAATACAACGATCGGCAACGGAAGCGGAACTGTGGCTTTAAATCTGGGATCTGATGCAACTGGAGATATTTATTACAGAAATTCCGGTGGAACCTTAAGTAGACTAGGGATTGGATCGTCAGGACAAACATTAACAGTTTCAGCTGGAATCCCAAGCTGGGTTGGAGGCTCTGGAGGGACTGGAAGCTCGGGTTTTTGGAGTAGGACATCAGGGGGTGTTTTATCACCTGCAACAGCAACAGATACATTCAATCTAGCTCCTAATACAACAAACGGAACTGGAGTGAACGCTGGATTTAATTTGCAAGCAAACTCATTAACAAGTGGAAACGCTGTTGACATATCAAGCAGCTCAATAACAAGCGGTAATTTATTATCACTTTCTTCTACTTCAACGGCTTTTACATCTGGAGCAATTGCAAACCTCAGCTGGTCACCAAGTGCTTCAACAACTGCAACTGGAGATTTATTAAAACTTAATGTTGGTTCTAATGGAATTTTAGGTAATATTCTTGATGTACAAAATAATGGTTCAACTATATTTGGAGTGAGCCAAACTCAAATAATAGCTGCTCTTCCAACACAGTTCACTGCAGCTGGAGATGTTGGATTTGCATACGATGTTAATTTTACAAATCCGGTTGCAAGTAATATCAAGTCCAGTTCTAATCTTAATATTGCTGCTGGCGAAACATTTAATTCATCAGATCTGACTTTGACAACATATAATGCCGGAAATATTTTACTAAATACAGGTACAAGCTCGACAGGAAACGGGAAAGTTGGAATTGGGCCGTCAGTTACCCCCACTTCCTTACTTACAGTAAACAATGCAAATGAATTATCAAACATAGGACAATCATTAGCTTTATTTAATCAGACTGAAAATCAAGATATTATGACCGCCAGCAATTCAGGGACAACAAGATGGACACTTGGATATCAAGGAAATATAACGGGAACTGCGGTAAATACCAGCGGCAACAGCTATAGTTACACGAATACAGCACTTAATACAACAAGCGCAAATCTTCAGGCACTGGCATTTACAAATGCTGCATCAAGCGGAAGCATAACAGTAAGCGGAGAAAATATAACTGCAACAGGAACTGCAACTTCTGGAACAAACACTAACAATCTAGTAAATTTAAGTGTTGCAGCTGCGGCAAGTAATAACACATTTAATGGTATTAATTTTGGAAGCAATTTAACTAACTATATAAATGGAACAAATTGGGTGGTAACAGCAGCAGGAAATGAAACGATAGCAGGAATAAATGTCACAGGACTTACAGCAAACTCAGCTGTATATACTGATGGAAGCAAGAATTTAACAACATCAGCCCCAAGCTCTGGAGCTCTTGGATATTGGACTAGAACAGGAACTACACTCTCACCTACTACAAGCGGTGATGCTGTGACAACTTCTGGAAATATTTCTACAACTGGGTCAGGAACTATAACTAGCGCGTCAGATCTGGCGGTTAACGGATCAAATTTCACAAGTAGTTCAAGCTCGTTTAACCTACTGAATTCAACCCCAACAACTATTAATTTTGGGGGAAATGCTACAACTGCACTTAATATCGGCAATGGAAATAGTGCCTACACTGCAATAAACTTTGGAAGTGGAACCGGAGGCAATACAATTGGTATTGGAAATGGAGCTAACACAGGAGCGCAAACGATTAATATCGCTGCTGGAGCAGCAGGGGCAAATTCAACAGTAAATATTTTATCAGGAATTGCAACTTCCGGGACACAGACACTTAATCTTGGAACAGGAGCTTCTGCAAAAACAGTAAACATCGGTAATTCAACAGGCGCGACAGCACTGAATTTCACAAGCGGTACAGGAGCTCAAACATTTGCATCAAGTGTTGTAACTGGCACGACAACCTCTGGAGCATTTGCATTCAATGCAAACTCTTTGACAACTGGCGATGGACTTTATCTTAATTCGTCTAGCATAACAACAGGCAATCTGCTAAATATCACATCTACCTCCACTGCTTTCACTTCAGGTAATTTGGCAAGCATTTATTGGAACCCAGGATCTTCTACTACTGCAACTGGAGATTTATTAAAACTTAATGTTGGTTCTAATGGAATTTTAGGTAATATTCTTGATGTACAAAATAATGGTTCAACTATATTTGGAGTAAGCCAAACTCAAATTTCAAATAATTTACCAGTTTCATTTAATGCTCCTGGAGATATTGTTGATGCATATGACTTTTCATTTACGAATCCAGTTTCAAGCAACATAAAATCTTCTGCTCCGCTTACTATTGCAGCTGGCGAAATATTTAATTCTTCTAATTTGACTTTAACTACATATAATCTTGGAAATATATTATTAAATAGTGGAACAAGTACGGGTGGAAACGGACTTGTTGGAATTGGCCCTTCAGTATCTCCTACTTCACTTTTAACAGTTGATAATACCAATGAATTGTCGACAATCGGCCAATCTCTTGTACTTCTTAATCAAACAGAAAGCCAAGATATTTTAACAGCAAGCAATTCAGGAACAACAAGATTTAAGATAAATTCTGCTGGAAACACATTTACAACTCTAAGAAGTACAGGAACTGCAGCACTTTGTCATACTACAAACGGAGCAGGATTTGATGAAATAACAGATTGTTCTGGAACTCCAGCTGCAGATTATGCTGAGTTTTATCCAACAGACGGAAGCGTTGATTATGGCGATATCGTTGCTCCAAGCAGCCAAACCGTAACAACTAAAGTAAGCGACGGTCAAGGAGGAATAATTACCGGACAAACACAGCAAACTTCAGTTTTAACAAAGTCTAGTTTAGCTTATCAAGGAAATGTGATCGGAATAGTATCGAATAACTATAATGACTTTACATCAACCGGATACAATATAGTTGATCCTTCAAATAATCCAAAGCCAGTTGCTCTTAATGGACGTGTTCCCGTAAAAATTGCAACAGATTCTCCTGAGATTGCTCCAGGAGATTATCTTACAACTAGCGATCAACCTGGACGCGCAACTAAAGCTACACAAGCCGGAAGAGTTATTGGTATGGCACTTGAAAACTGGAGCTCTTCAAGCGGCAAAGATACAGTATTGGTTTTTGTAAATAATACCTGGTACGATCCTAACGCTGATGCAATCGCTGCAACAGGAAGCGCACAACTAAACAACATTGCATTAATGCTTCAAGATAGCTTTACAGCAAGCGATAGCGGAATTATTGCAAACTTACACGAGCTTGATACTGCAAAATTGAATGTACTTGGAGATACGACTTTGGGAGATACAGTTGTAAACGGCAAGCTTAATGTTGGCGGATTGACATTTGATGATACTAATCAATCAATAAATGCAATAGGCGTTTTGAAAATTCAAGACTTAGCTTTGGGAAATGTTGAATTTATGAACGGACTGATAACTTTTGATACAAACGGAAATGCAAAGTTCCAATCTGTTACTGCTAATAAATATAATGTTGCTGGAACATCGGCTGGAACAGGCACAATTACAGCTGGAGCAACAAATGTTATTATTAATACTAATGCTGTTAACAACAGCTCTTTAATCTTTGTAACCGCAAGCACAGCAACAAGCAAGGTTTTAGCGGTAACAACAAAGGTTCAAGGAACAAGTTTTACAGTTTCGATTCCGACAGCAGACATCAATAATATTAATTTCAATTGGTGGATTGTTGACAAACAATAA
- a CDS encoding 2,3-bisphosphoglycerate-independent phosphoglycerate mutase, translating to MFFSLFSKPKVKVNAGKTNPVVLVILDGWGIAPASDGNAITLANPDNYNNLLANYPHSELLASGESVGLPANEVGNTEVGHLNIGAGRVILQDLPKINKAIQDGSFFENRAFYHAGFHAQKNNSKIHIMGLVSTGKVHSSIDHLYALLEFFQKTNNTRPIYIHLFTDGRDAPPQEGINVVTKLEDYLNKTKSAQIATISGRYYAMDRDKRWDRTKKTYEAMVKAIGPTATSASEALKASYAAGITDEFIVPTIINKNGLVENNDAAVFFNFRIDRPRQLTMSFVIKDFTKSNLTWEFDPYAVDYEHKHEGDKEVVLDKEPFARGGVLSNLYFVTMTQYQKNIPVNDIGFPPEIVSDCLSVILSKNNIEQMHMAESEKERFVTYYFDGLREEKQEGEDVAIVPSPHVPTYDKKPEMSVYSLTEEFKKVLNKDMYKFIVMNIANADMVGHTGNIQATIKAIKAVDACLKEIAESVMVCNGTLLITADHGNAEQKLRYDSSSFFFTSDKGKMSTDHTTNPVPFIAVSKNLFRSNKQIPKGILADISPTILKLLGLEIPPVMTGKNLLS from the coding sequence ATGTTTTTTAGTCTTTTTTCAAAACCAAAAGTAAAAGTAAATGCCGGAAAAACAAATCCGGTTGTTCTAGTCATACTTGACGGATGGGGAATAGCTCCGGCATCAGATGGAAATGCAATTACTCTTGCAAATCCAGATAACTATAACAATCTACTTGCAAACTACCCGCATTCAGAACTTTTAGCATCAGGAGAATCTGTTGGTTTACCGGCAAATGAAGTGGGAAATACTGAAGTAGGTCATTTAAATATCGGAGCTGGGCGTGTAATCTTACAAGATCTTCCAAAAATAAATAAAGCAATTCAGGATGGTTCTTTTTTTGAGAACAGAGCTTTTTATCATGCCGGATTCCACGCACAAAAAAATAATTCCAAAATTCATATCATGGGGCTTGTAAGTACAGGAAAAGTTCATTCATCTATAGATCATTTATATGCACTACTAGAATTTTTCCAAAAAACAAATAACACAAGACCTATTTATATTCACTTATTCACAGATGGTCGTGATGCACCTCCACAGGAGGGAATTAATGTCGTTACAAAACTCGAAGATTATCTTAATAAGACAAAATCTGCCCAAATCGCAACAATATCTGGAAGATATTATGCAATGGACCGCGATAAAAGGTGGGATCGTACTAAAAAAACTTATGAGGCAATGGTAAAAGCAATCGGTCCAACAGCAACTTCAGCAAGCGAAGCCTTAAAGGCTAGCTACGCTGCAGGTATTACTGATGAATTTATCGTACCAACAATTATTAACAAAAACGGTTTGGTTGAAAATAACGACGCTGCGGTCTTCTTTAATTTTAGAATTGATAGACCAAGACAGCTTACGATGTCTTTTGTTATAAAAGATTTTACAAAATCAAATTTAACATGGGAATTTGACCCTTACGCTGTTGATTACGAACATAAACACGAAGGAGATAAAGAAGTTGTTTTAGATAAAGAGCCATTTGCAAGAGGAGGGGTATTATCAAACCTTTATTTTGTAACAATGACACAATATCAAAAAAATATCCCAGTAAATGACATCGGCTTTCCGCCTGAAATAGTTTCTGATTGTTTGTCTGTTATTCTTTCAAAAAATAATATTGAACAAATGCATATGGCAGAAAGCGAAAAAGAGCGTTTTGTAACTTATTACTTTGACGGCCTTCGGGAAGAGAAGCAGGAAGGAGAAGACGTCGCAATTGTTCCTTCTCCCCATGTACCAACATATGACAAAAAGCCGGAAATGTCAGTTTATTCTTTAACCGAAGAATTTAAAAAAGTTTTAAACAAAGACATGTATAAATTTATTGTTATGAACATAGCAAATGCTGATATGGTTGGGCATACTGGAAATATACAAGCAACTATTAAAGCCATTAAAGCAGTCGATGCATGCCTTAAAGAAATCGCCGAAAGTGTTATGGTTTGTAATGGTACGTTATTGATTACAGCAGATCATGGAAATGCTGAACAAAAACTTAGATATGACTCAAGCAGTTTCTTTTTTACGTCAGACAAAGGGAAAATGAGCACAGATCACACCACAAATCCAGTGCCTTTCATCGCTGTAAGTAAAAATTTATTTAGATCTAATAAACAAATTCCAAAAGGAATCCTTGCTGATATATCTCCAACAATTTTAAAATTATTAGGTTTAGAAATTCCACCTGTCATGACAGGCAAAAATCTATTAAGCTGA
- a CDS encoding F0F1 ATP synthase subunit delta, producing the protein MQNDQIYSEIINFVSTRDDVLNIENDLDLLEKSIYEEKENFDFVLKNKIKKTFADTISKLTEGQNKEEVIKKIKEFLEKIEFLEITIPKEPSEILIEKITNWLQKNTDHKIALDIKVDPKIIAGATFSYKGKFFDGSINKLINETLNSF; encoded by the coding sequence ATGCAAAACGATCAAATTTATTCTGAAATTATTAATTTTGTATCAACTCGTGATGACGTTTTAAATATTGAAAACGATTTAGATCTTCTCGAGAAGTCGATTTATGAAGAAAAAGAAAATTTTGATTTTGTTCTTAAAAATAAAATCAAAAAAACATTTGCAGATACAATTTCAAAATTAACAGAAGGTCAAAACAAAGAAGAAGTGATAAAAAAAATAAAAGAATTTCTTGAAAAAATTGAATTTTTAGAAATAACAATTCCAAAAGAACCGTCAGAAATTTTAATTGAAAAAATAACTAATTGGCTACAAAAAAATACAGATCATAAGATTGCTTTAGATATAAAAGTGGATCCCAAAATTATCGCTGGAGCAACCTTTTCCTATAAAGGAAAATTTTTTGATGGCTCCATAAATAAATTAATAAACGAAACTTTAAACTCTTTCTAA
- a CDS encoding F0F1 ATP synthase subunit alpha (produces ATP from ADP in the presence of a proton gradient across the membrane. The alpha chain is a catalytic subunit) — MPKYQDYLNETGEIGEVKEVLHSIVYVSGLPSLKPNEVVVFDNGETGQTISISNEHSEVLVLSHVPIKVGQKVARTNKSLSIDISNAILGKTVDPLGHCLDNQNCPAGTIREIDTTPPNLLSRTPIKESLETGVSLVDLVIPIGKGQRELVIGDRKTGKTQFFIKTIVNQTQKENICIYASVGKRIVEIKEILNTLKKKGVLQNTIIVASASSDAPGLIYLTPYTAMTIAEHFRDQGKDVVVILDDLTTHAKYYRQISLLAGRFPGRNSYPGDIFYLHSKLLERAGNFKTGSITCFPVAESILGDLSGYIQTNLMSITDGHIFFDSELANLGRRPPINPFLSVTRVGGQAQTPLLRDITRDLSSFLVSLEKLRDFVHFGAELSEDVLQKLKLGDRILEFFNQPVDVMPINISILCIAMLWTGSWRNQAPLQMKEKIKTMVSDYEKDANFKNKIDSLIKSTSAYSDFLNKLREGNYGQEKYY, encoded by the coding sequence ATGCCAAAATACCAAGATTATCTAAATGAAACAGGTGAAATCGGAGAAGTAAAAGAAGTGTTGCATTCAATAGTCTACGTAAGCGGCCTTCCTTCTTTAAAGCCAAACGAAGTTGTTGTTTTTGATAATGGAGAGACAGGCCAGACAATTTCTATCTCAAATGAACATTCGGAAGTTCTTGTTTTGTCCCATGTTCCAATTAAAGTTGGGCAAAAAGTTGCTCGCACAAATAAATCTTTATCAATTGATATTTCAAATGCAATTTTAGGAAAAACAGTGGATCCTCTCGGGCATTGTTTAGATAATCAAAACTGCCCTGCAGGAACAATAAGAGAAATCGATACAACACCTCCAAATTTACTTTCAAGAACTCCAATAAAAGAATCTCTTGAAACTGGAGTCTCGCTTGTTGATCTTGTTATCCCAATCGGTAAAGGCCAAAGAGAGTTAGTGATCGGAGATCGCAAAACTGGAAAAACTCAATTTTTTATTAAGACAATTGTCAATCAAACTCAGAAAGAAAATATTTGTATTTACGCTTCGGTCGGAAAAAGAATTGTTGAAATAAAAGAAATTTTAAACACGCTTAAGAAAAAAGGGGTGCTACAAAATACAATCATTGTTGCCTCAGCTTCTTCAGATGCTCCAGGGTTAATTTATTTGACTCCTTATACAGCTATGACCATTGCAGAACATTTCCGAGATCAGGGCAAAGATGTAGTCGTTATTCTTGATGATCTCACAACTCACGCAAAATATTATCGTCAGATCTCGCTTCTTGCAGGCCGTTTTCCAGGCCGCAATTCTTATCCAGGAGACATTTTTTATCTTCATTCAAAGTTATTAGAACGTGCTGGAAATTTTAAAACAGGTTCAATTACATGTTTTCCTGTAGCAGAATCAATCCTGGGAGATTTATCTGGATATATTCAAACTAATCTTATGTCTATCACAGACGGTCATATTTTCTTTGACTCAGAGTTGGCAAACTTAGGACGCCGCCCGCCAATTAATCCGTTTTTATCAGTTACCCGTGTAGGAGGACAGGCCCAAACTCCATTACTTCGCGATATTACCCGTGATTTAAGTTCATTTCTTGTTAGTCTTGAAAAATTAAGAGACTTCGTACATTTTGGAGCAGAATTATCAGAAGACGTTTTGCAAAAGCTTAAGTTGGGGGATAGGATTCTTGAATTTTTTAATCAGCCAGTTGATGTGATGCCTATAAATATAAGTATTTTATGTATTGCAATGCTTTGGACAGGTTCTTGGAGAAACCAGGCTCCTCTCCAAATGAAAGAAAAAATCAAAACTATGGTAAGCGATTATGAAAAAGACGCAAATTTCAAAAATAAGATCGATTCTTTAATCAAATCAACATCCGCTTATTCAGACTTCCTGAACAAGCTTAGAGAAGGAAATTATGGACAAGAAAAATACTACTAA
- a CDS encoding F0F1 ATP synthase subunit gamma, with amino-acid sequence MDKKNTTKQVTDLEILGVLADAYAQISSSRMKATRGSVLSSREFLEDMQQIFKELQASYTDEFQKLLKKKGIKNGQKLKLISHNGKTVAVFISANTGFYGDLTRKVFNKFIQEVRERDYEATIVGTLGLEMFRQSFPDKSYSYFDLPDFGFDREKMGDLVRHLVEYEEIHIFYGKFKSIINQDPEEVVISAETPVNKDEKGRKIKYLFEPSLEEILMFFEKEMFSSIFEQTITESQLAKFASRMLAMDQAGEKVRKNLEIAKTQNLKLAHARTNKKQLEYLSTVVSQRRFI; translated from the coding sequence ATGGACAAGAAAAATACTACTAAACAAGTTACTGATCTTGAAATATTAGGTGTATTAGCAGATGCTTATGCACAAATCTCCTCAAGCCGCATGAAAGCTACAAGAGGTTCAGTTCTTTCTTCTAGAGAATTCTTGGAAGATATGCAGCAAATATTTAAAGAATTACAAGCATCATACACTGATGAATTTCAAAAATTATTAAAGAAAAAAGGTATCAAAAACGGTCAAAAACTAAAGTTAATAAGTCATAACGGTAAAACTGTAGCAGTATTTATTTCTGCAAATACAGGCTTTTATGGCGATTTAACTCGAAAAGTTTTTAATAAATTTATTCAGGAAGTTAGAGAAAGAGATTACGAAGCTACAATTGTGGGTACTCTTGGTTTAGAAATGTTTCGTCAATCTTTCCCGGATAAATCTTATTCATATTTTGATCTTCCTGATTTCGGATTTGATAGAGAAAAGATGGGAGATCTTGTTCGTCACTTGGTCGAATACGAAGAGATCCATATTTTTTATGGAAAGTTTAAAAGCATAATCAATCAAGATCCAGAAGAAGTAGTTATATCTGCAGAAACTCCAGTAAATAAAGACGAGAAGGGAAGGAAAATAAAATATTTATTCGAACCAAGTCTGGAAGAAATTTTAATGTTTTTCGAAAAAGAAATGTTCTCTTCAATTTTTGAACAGACAATTACAGAATCTCAGCTGGCCAAATTTGCCTCACGTATGCTTGCTATGGATCAGGCAGGAGAAAAGGTTAGAAAAAATCTTGAGATAGCAAAAACACAAAATTTGAAACTTGCTCATGCAAGAACAAATAAAAAACAATTAGAATATTTATCGACAGTGGTTTCTCAAAGGAGATTTATTTAA